From Enterococcus wangshanyuanii, the proteins below share one genomic window:
- a CDS encoding phage tail protein yields MGQTIIETFYPVDIANVAVKFKDDAIAKSFGCTGTLSGETEMRVVSAKCGGVTLEEKSKPVRMTGTISAFVKVDVYRRIFGIKNEGLKPGVYSYGTKSLGEEFTLTADIVDDFKDVTKVIAFPKANSSVGLTFTIDTSSDEVAQLEISFTELPDEAGEFYYEGFVDEMTKDLADQWRKNFSYDLVKEDGVEQP; encoded by the coding sequence ATGGGACAAACAATTATTGAAACATTTTACCCTGTTGATATCGCGAATGTCGCTGTGAAATTTAAAGATGATGCGATCGCCAAAAGTTTTGGTTGTACTGGAACACTTTCCGGAGAAACTGAAATGCGTGTCGTTTCTGCTAAATGCGGGGGAGTGACATTGGAAGAAAAAAGTAAACCTGTTCGAATGACTGGAACGATTTCAGCGTTTGTTAAGGTGGATGTTTATCGACGTATTTTTGGAATTAAGAACGAAGGTTTGAAGCCGGGTGTTTACTCATACGGAACAAAAAGTTTAGGAGAAGAATTTACGTTAACAGCTGATATTGTCGATGATTTTAAAGATGTCACTAAAGTGATTGCTTTTCCTAAAGCCAATTCTTCAGTTGGTCTTACTTTTACTATTGACACATCAAGTGATGAAGTTGCTCAACTTGAAATCAGTTTTACTGAATTACCTGACGAAGCAGGCGAATTTTATTACGAAGGATTTGTAGATGAAATGACAAAAGACTTAGCTGATCAATGGCGGAAAAATTTCAGTTATGATCTTGTCAAAGAAGATGGCGTAGAGCAGCCGTAG
- a CDS encoding DNA-directed RNA polymerase subunit delta: MKLYRYESSKNTGDWTESIGQANKEYESEKEYLMADEPDEDETVKLVSIEISDSLIWELEDESQEIKQATIMHDPDMLDEDPRKEGYDFDYYAAWSDDIAKRKEESQ; encoded by the coding sequence ATGAAACTATACAGATATGAAAGTTCTAAAAATACCGGTGATTGGACCGAAAGCATAGGTCAAGCGAACAAAGAATACGAATCAGAAAAAGAGTATCTTATGGCTGATGAACCCGATGAAGACGAAACTGTAAAGTTAGTTTCTATTGAAATTTCTGACAGCTTGATATGGGAACTAGAAGACGAAAGTCAAGAAATAAAACAAGCGACAATCATGCATGATCCGGATATGTTAGACGAAGACCCTAGAAAAGAGGGGTACGATTTTGATTATTACGCCGCTTGGTCAGATGACATAGCGAAACGTAAGGAGGAAAGCCAATGA
- a CDS encoding HNH endonuclease, whose translation MTKQMLNKLLIWIKEDELVKFYQSGPWRKLRATALRMYGNKCTKCGKKATMVHHKKKVKDYPLLALQLSNVEPQCNKCHNKEHPEKLSKYNQPKFMNEERW comes from the coding sequence ATGACTAAGCAAATGCTCAATAAGTTATTGATATGGATTAAGGAAGACGAGTTAGTAAAGTTCTATCAGTCTGGGCCATGGAGAAAACTTAGAGCAACAGCGCTAAGAATGTATGGAAACAAATGTACAAAATGCGGGAAAAAAGCGACGATGGTTCATCATAAGAAGAAGGTGAAGGATTATCCTTTGCTAGCATTACAGTTATCAAATGTTGAACCACAATGCAACAAGTGTCACAACAAAGAACATCCAGAAAAGCTTTCTAAATACAATCAGCCAAAATTTATGAACGAAGAGCGCTGGTGA
- a CDS encoding phage head closure protein: MGRKKRIESYNDGVLHFGKVKTKLGKANKKIGEEFSEEGTLFFEELEAREQDYHLFQTMGKELSLKLKTQCSAELRKTIGSDSVVKIDSIKYEVSKTSLDKQKTTLYWYLTKVGEKF, encoded by the coding sequence ATGGGCAGAAAGAAACGTATTGAATCATACAATGATGGAGTATTACATTTCGGTAAAGTCAAAACAAAGTTAGGTAAAGCAAATAAAAAAATAGGAGAAGAGTTCTCAGAAGAGGGAACTCTTTTTTTTGAAGAGCTAGAAGCGCGAGAACAGGATTATCATTTGTTCCAAACGATGGGGAAAGAACTGTCACTAAAGTTAAAAACGCAATGCTCTGCTGAATTAAGAAAAACGATTGGATCAGATAGTGTAGTAAAAATTGATTCAATTAAGTATGAGGTTTCTAAAACTAGTTTGGATAAACAAAAGACAACACTTTATTGGTACTTAACCAAAGTAGGTGAAAAGTTTTGA
- a CDS encoding DNA adenine methylase — MKRILNYPGSKWNSADIIIGQMPKHETYVEPFFGSGAVFFNKDKSKVETINDMDCRIVNFFRVCRDYPDQLVDKVLMTPHSRQEYYNSYQVSKDPIEDARRFMVRCWQAIGAKTSDRTGWRSIINPNGPDTSGDWAKVWSRVEEVAYRLKGVQIENQDALKLLDRYNRPDVLTYVDPPYLLETRSKRLYQHEYSISDHEELLDLLTKFKGNVILSGYESKMYEKALIDWNKISFGVQAETGAKRTEVLWMNYDPPGQLSLL; from the coding sequence ATGAAACGAATATTAAACTATCCAGGTAGTAAATGGAATTCTGCAGATATTATTATCGGGCAGATGCCAAAACATGAAACTTATGTCGAACCGTTTTTCGGTTCCGGTGCTGTATTTTTTAATAAAGATAAATCGAAAGTCGAAACAATAAATGATATGGATTGCCGAATTGTAAATTTCTTCCGTGTATGTCGAGACTATCCCGACCAGCTGGTCGATAAAGTATTGATGACACCGCATAGCAGGCAGGAATATTACAATAGCTATCAAGTGTCGAAAGACCCGATCGAAGATGCAAGGCGTTTCATGGTCAGGTGTTGGCAAGCCATAGGAGCTAAAACAAGCGATAGAACGGGATGGCGTTCTATCATCAATCCAAATGGGCCAGATACATCGGGAGATTGGGCGAAAGTTTGGTCCCGCGTTGAAGAAGTAGCCTACAGACTAAAAGGGGTGCAAATAGAGAATCAAGATGCTTTGAAATTGCTTGATAGATATAACCGGCCGGATGTTTTAACGTATGTTGATCCACCGTACTTATTAGAAACTAGATCAAAGCGGCTGTATCAGCATGAATATAGTATAAGTGATCATGAAGAATTGCTGGACCTTTTGACGAAGTTTAAAGGTAATGTCATATTGAGTGGCTATGAATCAAAAATGTATGAAAAAGCATTGATTGATTGGAATAAAATTTCTTTCGGTGTTCAGGCCGAAACAGGTGCTAAAAGAACAGAGGTACTTTGGATGAATTATGATCCACCTGGACAATTAAGTTTATTATAA
- a CDS encoding phage major capsid protein, producing MTLLNLDVIKGELEKQRAAWYDAMKNGTEEEQKAAFNDFAEGMQNSFAEKAEALIEEINEAALDEKALVDRGLMKPMTAKERTFFNKAVEKQSFDGLDEVFPETIVEDIFSRLTEEHPIISLVDAHQTGALMKYVYIDPTKQTAFWGRVPDDIKQILLDSIKTINFETSKLSGYVVMVKGFFKLGPAWLAQYVTTVMYEIMAASLEIAIVRGNGKDQPIGLTMKLSGAVDGVYPKKDRLKLNDLKPLSLAGVRAKFAEEKTDIGEMSALVHPVTYWTKLFPNLAYQTDEGKWVLTNLPTGEKIIKSYAVEEDEMTVGVLKNYLLAVSGNTELKKYEETLAIEDLDLFVTKFYGTGLAKHQNAFFVYDLSDMQGATMATGDGPIDVKRPGHLLEPTPEETNEEVEKP from the coding sequence ATGACACTATTAAATCTAGATGTTATTAAAGGTGAGTTAGAAAAGCAGCGTGCTGCATGGTACGATGCTATGAAAAATGGTACAGAAGAAGAACAGAAGGCAGCGTTTAATGATTTCGCTGAAGGTATGCAAAATAGTTTTGCTGAGAAAGCAGAAGCATTAATTGAAGAAATCAATGAAGCTGCTCTTGATGAAAAAGCTTTAGTCGATCGTGGATTAATGAAACCAATGACAGCGAAAGAAAGAACTTTTTTCAATAAAGCGGTTGAAAAACAATCATTTGATGGCTTGGATGAAGTTTTTCCTGAAACGATCGTTGAAGATATTTTCTCACGATTAACAGAGGAGCACCCAATTATCTCTTTAGTAGATGCTCACCAAACAGGCGCGCTTATGAAATATGTTTATATTGATCCGACGAAGCAAACTGCTTTTTGGGGACGTGTGCCGGATGATATTAAACAAATTCTTTTGGACAGTATTAAGACGATCAACTTTGAAACAAGTAAGCTATCTGGTTACGTTGTAATGGTCAAAGGATTTTTCAAGTTAGGACCGGCTTGGCTAGCTCAATACGTAACTACAGTAATGTATGAAATTATGGCTGCTTCTTTAGAAATTGCAATCGTTCGTGGGAACGGGAAAGATCAACCAATTGGGTTGACAATGAAATTATCTGGAGCAGTGGATGGTGTTTATCCTAAAAAAGACCGCCTTAAATTGAATGATCTCAAACCTTTATCTTTGGCAGGTGTTCGGGCGAAATTCGCCGAAGAAAAAACTGATATTGGTGAGATGTCGGCTCTTGTTCATCCAGTGACATATTGGACAAAATTGTTTCCAAATCTTGCTTATCAAACAGATGAAGGTAAGTGGGTTCTGACGAATCTTCCTACTGGTGAAAAAATCATTAAAAGCTACGCAGTAGAAGAAGATGAAATGACGGTCGGCGTGTTGAAAAATTATTTGTTAGCTGTGTCTGGAAACACCGAACTTAAAAAATATGAAGAAACATTAGCAATTGAAGATTTAGATTTATTTGTCACTAAGTTTTATGGAACAGGTCTTGCCAAACACCAAAATGCTTTCTTTGTATATGATTTATCCGATATGCAAGGTGCAACAATGGCGACTGGTGATGGACCGATTGATGTAAAACGTCCAGGGCATTTATTGGAACCGACACCAGAAGAAACTAATGAAGAAGTAGAGAAACCATAG
- a CDS encoding DUF3850 domain-containing protein has translation MKSHDLKIEHQYFVKVICGLKTFEIRKNDRNFEVDDVLILNEINSDSQLTGEIYHVQITYITDYAQQDGYVVMGIVPIEWSSDLEEEVE, from the coding sequence ATGAAATCTCATGATTTAAAAATAGAACATCAATATTTTGTTAAAGTAATTTGCGGATTAAAGACGTTTGAAATACGTAAAAATGATAGAAATTTTGAAGTTGATGACGTTCTTATTTTAAATGAAATAAACAGTGATTCTCAACTGACTGGAGAAATTTATCATGTGCAAATAACCTATATCACAGACTATGCGCAGCAAGATGGCTATGTGGTGATGGGGATTGTACCGATTGAGTGGTCAAGCGATTTAGAGGAGGAAGTAGAATGA
- a CDS encoding phage portal protein, translating into MSVLAIRDWPIIRRFFSDGQKGKSNDFKTVLEDWGRNPKYKQYALNVCISRIANTISLCDFQTYVNGKKEQGDNWWLFNYEPNKNQNKTDFIFDLIYQMIFNYEDGALVIQSKEGNLIVATDFIVEKYSFEQNIYKNITLPGGYQLKRSLKEEDVLHFKLNNGKVKEIIDSVYEDYGKLINGTIRNYNRGNAIKLKLMIGTAFEQFKTKMVENPDGTISTEYDEILDEIFTERFKAIFSDKDSLTPMEEGLSLDKIEAAPGNTKSGAVTTRDITSTFEDILNMTADAMGIPRGIIKGDVADNEGLNNKYIDDAIRPIAGILQFEINRKLYRKELVLKGTKMKIQTNVIYTHDPVAFANAAEAYLRIGVYSPNDILLKLGEEPIDQDWANEYYVTKNYQNAKEAEKEIKAAVDKLLGFINLKGGE; encoded by the coding sequence GTGAGTGTTTTAGCAATTAGAGATTGGCCCATTATCAGGCGTTTCTTTTCTGATGGACAGAAAGGAAAATCAAATGATTTTAAAACGGTTTTAGAAGATTGGGGTCGAAATCCAAAATATAAACAATATGCCTTGAATGTGTGTATCAGCAGGATTGCGAATACTATTTCCTTGTGTGATTTTCAAACGTATGTCAATGGTAAGAAAGAACAAGGTGATAATTGGTGGCTATTTAATTATGAGCCGAATAAAAACCAAAACAAAACTGATTTCATTTTCGATCTGATTTATCAGATGATTTTCAATTATGAAGATGGAGCACTTGTGATTCAATCAAAAGAAGGAAATTTGATCGTAGCTACAGATTTTATAGTTGAAAAGTATTCATTTGAGCAAAATATCTACAAAAATATCACGTTACCAGGTGGCTACCAATTAAAACGATCGCTAAAAGAAGAAGATGTTCTCCACTTCAAATTGAATAACGGGAAAGTAAAAGAAATTATCGATAGTGTTTATGAAGACTATGGGAAATTAATTAACGGAACAATTCGGAATTACAATCGTGGGAATGCTATCAAATTGAAATTGATGATTGGAACTGCATTTGAGCAATTCAAAACTAAGATGGTTGAAAATCCAGATGGGACAATTAGCACTGAATACGATGAGATTTTAGATGAAATCTTCACCGAGAGATTTAAAGCCATTTTCAGCGACAAAGATTCATTGACACCTATGGAAGAAGGATTATCTTTAGACAAGATTGAAGCGGCACCGGGGAATACTAAAAGCGGTGCTGTTACAACTCGTGATATTACAAGTACATTCGAAGATATTTTAAATATGACGGCAGATGCAATGGGAATTCCACGTGGAATCATCAAAGGCGATGTAGCTGACAATGAAGGATTAAACAATAAATACATTGATGATGCTATCCGCCCGATTGCCGGTATTCTACAATTCGAAATCAATCGAAAGTTGTATAGGAAAGAATTGGTTCTAAAAGGGACAAAAATGAAGATCCAAACCAACGTCATTTATACACATGACCCAGTAGCGTTTGCTAATGCAGCAGAGGCTTATTTGCGTATCGGGGTTTATTCTCCTAATGATATATTGCTTAAATTAGGCGAAGAACCAATAGATCAAGATTGGGCTAATGAGTATTATGTGACAAAAAATTATCAAAACGCAAAAGAAGCTGAAAAAGAAATAAAAGCTGCAGTTGATAAGTTGCTGGGATTTATAAATTTGAAGGGAGGTGAATAG
- a CDS encoding Holliday junction resolvase RecU yields MKEWSQFEQTIINTNLWYQRQKLGVVAKIPTGTRAVKNYGSPMFVPSEKTGCDFIGHLKGVPVAFDCKSTANKTRFNLYSHNKPTVSPHQKKFLLDFKETGGAAFLLIQFNQLHRVFLVDIEKFMTIESHILSGGGKSIPLSSFEPFEVAEHLYYYDYLEKMESLELISND; encoded by the coding sequence ATGAAAGAATGGAGCCAATTCGAGCAAACAATCATCAATACAAATCTTTGGTATCAGCGGCAAAAGTTAGGAGTTGTCGCTAAAATACCTACTGGCACAAGAGCAGTCAAAAATTATGGTAGTCCTATGTTCGTTCCGTCAGAAAAAACAGGATGTGACTTTATCGGACACCTAAAAGGCGTACCTGTTGCGTTTGATTGTAAAAGTACAGCAAACAAAACTAGGTTTAATCTATATAGCCATAACAAGCCGACTGTATCACCTCACCAAAAGAAATTTCTATTGGATTTTAAGGAAACAGGCGGTGCAGCGTTTCTGCTGATCCAGTTCAACCAGCTGCATAGAGTATTTCTTGTTGATATAGAAAAATTTATGACGATAGAAAGTCATATTCTTTCCGGTGGTGGCAAGAGTATTCCGTTGTCATCCTTTGAACCTTTTGAAGTAGCTGAACATTTATACTACTACGATTACCTCGAAAAAATGGAATCATTGGAGCTGATCAGTAATGATTAA
- a CDS encoding head maturation protease, ClpP-related — protein sequence MDKSLKNHHLGEVAFRLEAKKSETSPNETDLYLYGDIGDGWWGETITARGVINALNEIETDVINVHIQSFGGEVFEGITISNLFKQSEKTINAYIDGVAASSATIIAFGADKIIMPVNTQFMIHNPWTYVAGNADELEKVVTRLRKSEDSFVATYMEKFVGTEEELRELLKAEEFLTAEEALAYGFADEIIETVKEPTAGEDIKARLMNKYGQRKPEDQKNEKMNDKENKKSLLGNMANVFN from the coding sequence ATGGACAAATCGTTGAAAAATCATCATTTGGGAGAAGTAGCATTTCGCTTAGAAGCGAAGAAAAGCGAAACTTCACCAAATGAGACAGACTTATATCTTTATGGAGATATTGGTGATGGTTGGTGGGGAGAAACTATTACGGCAAGAGGAGTAATCAATGCGCTAAACGAAATCGAAACTGATGTGATTAATGTGCACATTCAAAGCTTCGGTGGCGAAGTATTCGAAGGGATCACGATTTCGAACTTATTTAAACAATCAGAAAAGACGATCAACGCCTATATTGATGGAGTTGCTGCTAGTTCAGCAACAATCATTGCCTTCGGTGCTGACAAAATCATTATGCCGGTCAATACACAGTTTATGATCCATAACCCTTGGACTTACGTTGCTGGTAATGCCGATGAACTTGAAAAAGTAGTTACTCGTTTACGGAAATCGGAAGATTCGTTTGTTGCAACATACATGGAAAAATTTGTCGGAACGGAAGAAGAACTTCGTGAGTTATTAAAGGCAGAAGAATTTTTGACTGCAGAGGAAGCTTTAGCCTATGGGTTTGCTGATGAGATCATTGAGACTGTTAAAGAACCGACTGCAGGCGAAGATATCAAAGCACGCCTGATGAATAAATATGGACAAAGAAAACCAGAAGATCAAAAGAACGAAAAAATGAATGATAAAGAAAATAAGAAGAGTTTGCTAGGTAATATGGCAAATGTTTTCAATTAG
- a CDS encoding sigma factor-like helix-turn-helix DNA-binding protein, with amino-acid sequence MKYKYADELAAEYKEDLKPVLAVHKYHNDRAKIYLKLAKECEENQEWEMAAEFYTEYEEYRAVAKRLSPIISDTRYSIKWLETAKQPGYNKEISRRSYYQRTELWGDIDRVSMKYLREDYGQLTDEQLAALERYMSVLSQRERESVLSVVGEGNSYTLTSEYLGISRSSVQVYVNRAMKKLLNHSCHTEATYV; translated from the coding sequence ATGAAATACAAATATGCGGATGAGTTAGCGGCAGAATACAAAGAGGACTTAAAGCCAGTTCTTGCTGTACACAAATATCATAACGATCGAGCAAAGATTTATCTAAAATTAGCCAAAGAATGCGAAGAGAATCAGGAATGGGAAATGGCTGCTGAATTTTATACTGAGTATGAAGAATATAGAGCGGTAGCGAAAAGGTTGAGTCCTATTATCTCCGATACTAGATATTCTATCAAATGGTTGGAGACAGCGAAACAACCAGGATACAACAAAGAAATAAGTAGACGATCATATTATCAGCGGACAGAGCTTTGGGGAGATATTGATAGAGTATCAATGAAATATCTGCGAGAAGATTATGGACAATTGACAGATGAACAGTTAGCAGCGTTAGAGCGCTACATGTCTGTCTTGTCTCAAAGAGAAAGGGAATCGGTACTATCAGTAGTAGGAGAAGGAAATAGTTATACTTTGACGTCGGAATATTTAGGAATTAGTAGATCATCAGTTCAAGTATATGTAAATAGGGCGATGAAAAAACTTTTAAATCATTCTTGTCATACAGAAGCCACCTATGTATGA
- a CDS encoding termination factor Rho — protein sequence MEYKVIRRFEDNDRIYEIGDPYEGSKAPARISTLTNPEKNKYGQIYLEKVEEKEE from the coding sequence ATGGAATACAAAGTGATTCGAAGGTTTGAAGATAACGACAGAATCTATGAAATTGGTGATCCATACGAAGGTAGTAAAGCACCAGCTCGTATCTCGACATTAACTAATCCCGAAAAAAACAAGTACGGACAAATCTATCTTGAAAAGGTTGAGGAAAAAGAAGAATAG
- a CDS encoding helix-turn-helix domain-containing protein, whose translation MMVGKKLKEVREIRKISQRKLAEKLGVSRTSIARYEQGKTIPNDVVLKEICVALNVSVDLLSGGNVTENTELHDTKIDFKKRAEIKEGLIEQLEEQGILGAHFFDLIDDYMAFWDIKNELLQDIKTRGAVVPWENSKTQKGYKRNDSVAEAQKTNTQMLRILQQLNIKTTEEDGDPNEDDF comes from the coding sequence ATGATGGTCGGGAAGAAGTTAAAAGAGGTTCGAGAAATTCGGAAAATTAGTCAACGTAAATTAGCTGAAAAGTTAGGAGTTTCAAGGACTTCTATTGCTAGGTACGAACAAGGGAAAACTATTCCAAACGATGTAGTTTTGAAAGAAATATGTGTAGCATTAAATGTATCAGTTGACCTCCTTTCGGGAGGAAATGTAACAGAAAATACTGAATTACATGATACAAAAATTGATTTCAAAAAGCGTGCTGAAATCAAAGAGGGACTTATCGAACAGCTTGAAGAACAAGGGATTCTAGGTGCTCACTTCTTCGATTTAATTGATGACTACATGGCTTTTTGGGATATAAAGAACGAACTGCTACAAGATATTAAGACCAGAGGAGCTGTTGTTCCGTGGGAAAATTCTAAAACTCAAAAGGGATATAAGCGAAACGATTCAGTCGCAGAAGCCCAGAAAACCAATACTCAGATGCTTCGAATCCTCCAACAATTAAATATAAAAACCACCGAAGAAGATGGCGATCCTAATGAAGATGACTTCTAA
- a CDS encoding DUF1642 domain-containing protein: protein MEKIEYLMNKIEDLGHGKIAVHVKKELLDELEQLRPLLINPAMVPEVVADFIEGAKGRGFCLTDSIVVMKSESRNVLEWYNLNVKKYESAYVNGCTVEKEPLYYIRLKNTNPTNSNHCYLWLNQSTKEVFFETKTLKWTNNGNVKNTFTEKEIDEISDGAFANNKAFETVPAEVEKI, encoded by the coding sequence ATGGAAAAGATTGAGTATTTGATGAATAAAATTGAAGATTTAGGACATGGAAAGATTGCAGTGCACGTAAAAAAAGAGTTGCTTGATGAACTTGAACAACTAAGACCATTACTAATCAACCCAGCTATGGTACCGGAAGTTGTGGCAGATTTTATAGAAGGGGCCAAAGGGAGAGGTTTTTGTTTAACCGATTCTATTGTTGTGATGAAGTCAGAAAGTCGGAATGTATTAGAATGGTATAACCTAAATGTTAAAAAATACGAATCAGCTTATGTTAATGGCTGTACCGTAGAGAAAGAGCCGTTATATTATATACGATTGAAAAATACAAATCCGACCAACTCGAATCACTGTTATTTGTGGCTAAACCAAAGCACGAAAGAAGTATTCTTTGAAACGAAAACTTTGAAATGGACAAATAATGGAAATGTTAAAAATACATTCACCGAGAAAGAAATTGATGAAATATCTGATGGAGCCTTTGCCAATAATAAGGCTTTTGAAACTGTACCTGCGGAGGTTGAGAAAATATGA
- a CDS encoding terminase large subunit domain-containing protein encodes MTSKNLYHWSIDQYINKIRNGEILACKEIHELIDFLELKLNEPDIVIDGQKIDEAIENIEKHFPFKLLDWEVFILAFVVGVLYSDGTLMFNEFLIMMGRGGGKTGFMSIIEWYLTTKQGINKYHVDIVATSEDQAKESFDEVHTILEDNKKKYKKFFRWTMEKIVFQKTRSTLRYRTNNAKTKDGGRQGAVIFDEVHAYENEDSIKVFTSGLGKKKHPRRFYFTTDGYVRDGFLDQLKLEAKMILAGERPKRRTFPFICKIDDPEEVHDPRMWEKANPSIRYFSDLRQEMMDEYEKLEDRPSSYIEFMTKRMNIPSTDSYQEVTDWEVLMEITNISWPDLRGRACIGAIDYSDTTDFVGLGLLFKVGDKYYWLHHTLINKKSLKNKTYKVDLELAKQKGLVTFIDDETNKPEYLVKWFMEMAKLYNIKMITGDLYRINYVEEKFKEAGFGNMKVARSGWKTHTMLQPIIEDLFSYRNIIYAKDDFMMRWYTNNTFVQRDAKQNITYEKIEPKLRKTDGFAALLHALQFKDELNVVEVKINRKLRSVTGN; translated from the coding sequence ATGACTTCTAAAAATTTGTATCACTGGTCAATCGATCAATATATAAATAAAATTCGGAATGGTGAAATTTTAGCTTGTAAGGAGATACATGAGTTAATTGATTTTTTAGAATTAAAACTGAATGAACCAGACATTGTAATTGATGGTCAAAAAATTGATGAAGCGATTGAAAATATTGAAAAACACTTTCCATTTAAGTTATTAGATTGGGAAGTGTTTATTTTAGCTTTCGTTGTCGGAGTCTTATACAGCGATGGAACCTTGATGTTCAATGAATTTCTTATAATGATGGGTCGAGGCGGCGGCAAAACTGGCTTTATGTCAATTATAGAATGGTACCTAACGACTAAGCAGGGAATCAATAAATATCATGTGGATATTGTTGCGACATCGGAAGATCAAGCGAAAGAATCATTCGATGAAGTCCATACTATTCTGGAAGATAATAAGAAAAAGTATAAAAAGTTTTTCAGATGGACCATGGAAAAGATTGTATTTCAAAAAACTCGATCAACATTAAGATATAGAACCAATAATGCCAAAACTAAAGATGGCGGACGACAAGGAGCCGTTATTTTTGATGAAGTTCATGCTTATGAGAATGAAGATTCAATCAAGGTATTTACTTCCGGTTTAGGAAAGAAAAAGCATCCAAGGAGATTCTACTTTACTACTGATGGATATGTTCGTGATGGTTTTCTTGATCAACTTAAGTTAGAAGCGAAAATGATCCTTGCTGGAGAACGTCCGAAAAGAAGAACTTTTCCATTCATTTGCAAGATAGATGATCCAGAAGAAGTTCATGATCCTAGAATGTGGGAGAAAGCCAATCCTTCAATTCGCTATTTTTCCGATTTACGACAAGAAATGATGGATGAATACGAAAAATTGGAAGATAGACCAAGTTCTTATATTGAGTTTATGACCAAGAGAATGAATATCCCTTCAACAGATTCTTACCAAGAAGTTACTGATTGGGAAGTCCTGATGGAAATCACAAATATCTCTTGGCCTGATCTGAGAGGAAGAGCTTGTATTGGTGCAATTGATTACTCTGACACGACTGATTTTGTTGGTTTGGGTCTGCTTTTTAAGGTGGGCGATAAATATTATTGGTTGCACCATACCTTAATCAATAAAAAATCTTTAAAGAACAAAACATACAAAGTCGATCTAGAATTGGCGAAACAAAAAGGTTTGGTAACTTTTATCGATGATGAAACAAATAAACCTGAGTATCTAGTTAAATGGTTTATGGAAATGGCCAAGCTATACAACATCAAAATGATTACTGGTGATCTTTATCGTATAAATTATGTAGAAGAAAAATTTAAAGAAGCAGGATTCGGCAATATGAAGGTTGCGAGATCCGGTTGGAAAACTCATACGATGCTGCAACCAATTATCGAAGATTTATTTAGTTATAGAAATATTATTTATGCCAAAGATGATTTTATGATGCGTTGGTATACAAACAATACTTTTGTGCAGCGTGATGCGAAACAAAATATTACTTATGAAAAAATTGAACCAAAATTAAGAAAAACTGATGGTTTTGCAGCGCTTCTACATGCATTGCAGTTCAAAGATGAATTGAATGTTGTTGAAGTGAAAATTAATAGAAAACTCCGAAGTGTTACAGGAAACTAG